AATCAAAGAGCGAAACTTCGTTTCCTTGAACGAATAATTCATTTCATATGTATGAATACATTTGAATATGTTTTATGGAACAGTAGTTTGAACAATTATAGTAGTAGATATGTCTTTAAGCTTTGTCCTTATTTCTTTAAGAACAGAATATCCACTCATTATTGGCAGCACCATATCAAGTAGTATAATATCTGGTTTCCACTCTTGATATAAAATGAGGCCATCTTCTCCATTTTCCGCAAATTTTTTTTCAAATACGTCATCATATAAAATTTCGTCATATAGCGCCCGAAATAACGTGGAATCTTCAATGATTAATATTTTAATTTTTTCCATATAAATTCCCCTTATTAAAGCAATATAGTTTCATAAAAATAAATTGGAAAATATCTGAATCAGAATTTTT
The sequence above is a segment of the Desulfobacterales bacterium genome. Coding sequences within it:
- a CDS encoding response regulator, whose amino-acid sequence is MEKIKILIIEDSTLFRALYDEILYDDVFEKKFAENGEDGLILYQEWKPDIILLDMVLPIMSGYSVLKEIRTKLKDISTTIIVQTTVP